From a region of the Vagococcus coleopterorum genome:
- a CDS encoding YjjG family noncanonical pyrimidine nucleotidase yields MYKAILFDVDDTLLDFKKGQHHALEKLFADQGVVFTSELKEVYQEKNHQLWSALEAGKISRNDVLGGRFESIFDYLGMKKDGLEMDQLFRQYLNQEAEYLPGAEKVLATLQDKYELYIVTNGVADTQKSRLTKAGMYPYVKDVFISEETGYQKPMTEFFDYVFDRVPHVKPSECLIVGDSLSADIKGGLLYGIDTCWLNPDQKVNTLSQEPTYQIRDISEVLTILDK; encoded by the coding sequence ATGTACAAAGCAATTTTATTTGATGTGGACGATACGTTATTAGATTTTAAAAAAGGGCAACATCATGCCCTAGAAAAACTCTTTGCCGATCAAGGAGTTGTTTTTACTTCGGAATTAAAGGAAGTCTATCAAGAAAAAAATCATCAATTATGGTCAGCTTTAGAGGCTGGCAAAATATCAAGAAATGATGTTTTAGGCGGGCGTTTTGAGTCGATTTTTGATTACCTTGGGATGAAAAAAGATGGTTTGGAAATGGATCAGCTTTTTCGTCAATATCTAAACCAAGAAGCCGAGTACTTACCTGGAGCTGAAAAAGTATTAGCAACCTTACAGGATAAGTATGAGTTATATATTGTCACGAATGGTGTTGCTGATACGCAAAAAAGTCGCTTAACTAAGGCGGGGATGTATCCTTACGTTAAGGATGTTTTTATTTCAGAAGAAACAGGTTATCAAAAACCTATGACAGAGTTTTTTGATTATGTCTTTGATAGGGTACCTCATGTTAAACCAAGCGAGTGCTTGATTGTTGGAGATTCTCTATCAGCAGATATTAAAGGTGGTCTGCTATATGGAATTGATACGTGTTGGTTGAATCCTGACCAAAAAGTAAATACACTATCGCAAGAGCCGACTTATCAAATCAGAGATATTTCAGAAGTTTTGACTATTTTAGATAAATAA
- a CDS encoding adaptor protein MecA, with amino-acid sequence MEMERINENTIRVLIENEDLAERGITFLDLLGNHKQIESFFYSILEEVDVEEQFQETEAVTFQVLPNRNGIELFISKNMMLGDDADLPELSDLINQDSFGDFLKNQLDSGADLAIENTIELKVDNSLEEVRIRETNPTLDYVVKFEDFDDLVTLSTASKFELVQTNLYSLASESKAYYLHLSFPVEDMTEEQVNDDLSLVLEFGTLSNVTPEVLGEYGRLIMERSALEQVKHYFKK; translated from the coding sequence ATGGAAATGGAACGAATCAATGAAAATACGATCCGTGTCTTGATTGAAAATGAAGATTTAGCTGAACGTGGCATTACTTTTTTAGATTTATTAGGTAATCACAAGCAAATTGAATCATTCTTTTACAGTATTTTAGAAGAAGTCGATGTGGAAGAACAATTTCAAGAAACGGAAGCCGTTACTTTCCAAGTGCTTCCAAATCGAAATGGTATCGAGTTGTTTATCAGTAAAAATATGATGCTAGGTGATGATGCTGATTTGCCAGAATTATCTGATTTGATTAACCAAGATAGTTTTGGGGATTTCTTGAAAAATCAACTGGATAGCGGAGCTGATTTAGCTATTGAAAACACGATTGAATTAAAAGTGGATAATTCACTTGAGGAAGTTCGCATTCGCGAAACCAATCCAACTTTGGACTATGTCGTTAAATTTGAAGATTTTGATGACTTAGTCACGCTATCTACAGCAAGTAAATTTGAGCTAGTACAAACAAATTTATACAGTTTAGCTAGTGAGTCTAAAGCATACTATTTGCACTTAAGTTTCCCGGTTGAAGATATGACGGAAGAACAAGTCAATGATGATTTATCATTAGTTTTAGAGTTTGGAACACTTTCAAATGTGACGCCAGAAGTGTTAGGTGAGTATGGTCGTCTAATCATGGAACGTAGTGCATTAGAACAAGTGAAACATTATTTTAAAAAATAA
- the spxA gene encoding transcriptional regulator SpxA has protein sequence MLTLYTSPSCTSCRKARAWLVDQEIPFKERNIFSEPLNIDELREILRMTEDGTEEIISTRSKVFRKLDMDLDDLPLQELLKLVQENPGLLRRPIMIDEKRLQVGFNEDEIRRFLPREVRALELRQAQLMAGL, from the coding sequence ATGTTAACATTATATACTTCTCCAAGTTGTACATCATGCCGTAAAGCTAGAGCCTGGTTGGTGGATCAAGAAATTCCGTTTAAAGAACGTAATATCTTCTCTGAACCACTAAACATTGATGAGCTTCGTGAAATTCTTCGAATGACTGAAGATGGTACGGAAGAAATCATTTCAACTCGTTCAAAAGTGTTCCGTAAATTAGATATGGATTTAGATGATCTACCTCTACAAGAATTATTAAAACTTGTTCAAGAAAATCCTGGCTTATTACGCCGCCCAATTATGATTGACGAAAAACGTCTTCAAGTTGGTTTTAACGAAGATGAAATTCGCCGCTTCTTACCGAGAGAAGTTCGTGCATTAGAGTTACGACAAGCCCAATTAATGGCTGGACTATAG
- a CDS encoding M24 family metallopeptidase — translation MNQERLAKVLAEMKKQEVPQLLISDPTTIFYLTGKMIHPAERILVLILKETGDHVMVVAKIFPVADDMGIELDFVEDTEDGVAHVLSHLDPKQRIGIDKNWPSHFLLRLMKMSGATDFVNGSSITDDVRAIKSEEEIELMRQASASNDEAMARLQALIPQELNELEMTEKLLEFYRDLGNSGTSFDPIVAYGANGADPHHATDTSVVKEGDSIILDIGGVKNGYCSDMTRTVFYKSVSDKSREVFETVLEANKRAIEKVKPGVKISEIDDAAREYITEKGYGEYFTHRTGHFIGIECHEAGDVSGTNDTIAKPGMIFSVEPGIYIPGEVGVRIEDLIVVTEDGYENLNHHPKELKIIG, via the coding sequence ATGAATCAAGAACGTTTAGCAAAAGTATTAGCGGAAATGAAGAAACAAGAAGTGCCACAATTATTAATTTCAGATCCAACTACGATTTTTTATCTAACAGGTAAAATGATTCACCCAGCAGAACGTATTTTAGTATTGATCCTAAAAGAAACAGGCGACCATGTGATGGTTGTAGCCAAAATTTTCCCAGTAGCAGATGATATGGGAATTGAGCTTGATTTTGTCGAAGATACAGAAGATGGTGTAGCTCATGTTTTATCACATTTGGATCCTAAACAACGTATCGGAATTGATAAAAACTGGCCTTCACACTTCTTATTACGTTTAATGAAAATGAGTGGAGCGACAGATTTTGTGAATGGTTCATCAATCACTGATGATGTTCGCGCAATTAAGAGTGAAGAAGAGATTGAATTAATGAGACAAGCTTCTGCTTCTAATGATGAAGCGATGGCACGTTTACAAGCGTTAATCCCACAAGAGTTAAATGAATTAGAAATGACTGAAAAGTTATTAGAGTTCTACCGTGACTTAGGTAACTCAGGCACATCATTTGATCCGATTGTTGCCTATGGTGCCAATGGAGCAGACCCTCACCATGCGACAGATACATCGGTTGTTAAAGAAGGGGATAGCATTATTCTGGATATTGGTGGCGTGAAAAATGGCTACTGTTCAGACATGACGCGGACAGTTTTCTATAAATCAGTTTCAGATAAGAGTCGTGAAGTTTTTGAAACAGTTTTAGAAGCTAACAAACGTGCCATTGAGAAAGTGAAACCAGGAGTTAAAATCAGTGAAATTGATGATGCAGCCCGTGAGTATATCACTGAAAAAGGCTACGGTGAATACTTTACTCACAGAACAGGCCACTTTATTGGGATCGAATGTCACGAAGCAGGTGATGTATCAGGAACAAATGATACAATTGCTAAACCGGGCATGATTTTCTCTGTAGAACCAGGTATCTACATTCCAGGTGAAGTCGGGGTTAGAATTGAAGATTTAATCGTTGTGACTGAAGATGGTTATGAAAACTTAAACCACCATCCAAAAGAATTAAAAATTATTGGATAA
- the trpS gene encoding tryptophan--tRNA ligase, with amino-acid sequence METIFSGIQPSGIPTIGNYIGAMQQFINLQDDYNCFFCIVDEHAITVPQDRLKLREQTLGLAALYVAIGLNPEKATIFIQSEVAAHAEAAWMVQCNTTIGELERMTQFKDKSQKNNQSGISAALLTYPPLMVADIILYNANLVPVGEDQKQHLELTRDFVDRFNSRYGTPDQPILTKPEVKIPKQGARIMSLQDPTSKMSKSDTNAKGFISMLDEPNVIRKKIKSAVTDSSGVIEYDVENKPGISNLLTIFSAMTGQPIADLVERYKDSGYGTFKTDLGEAVVAVLEPIQTRYQELLKSEELQNILDKGAIDANKVAKKTLQKMRNGMGLGRKGRLSQ; translated from the coding sequence ATGGAAACTATTTTTTCTGGAATTCAACCTAGTGGTATCCCCACCATTGGTAATTATATTGGCGCTATGCAGCAATTCATCAATTTACAAGATGATTATAATTGTTTCTTCTGTATTGTAGATGAACATGCCATTACGGTCCCTCAAGACCGTTTAAAACTCCGGGAGCAAACATTAGGATTAGCGGCACTATATGTAGCAATCGGTTTAAACCCTGAAAAAGCAACGATTTTCATCCAGTCTGAAGTTGCGGCTCATGCCGAAGCAGCTTGGATGGTTCAATGTAACACAACTATTGGTGAGCTTGAACGCATGACACAATTTAAAGATAAATCTCAAAAAAATAACCAATCTGGGATTAGCGCGGCACTACTTACTTATCCACCGTTAATGGTAGCCGATATTATTTTATACAACGCTAACTTGGTGCCTGTAGGAGAAGACCAAAAACAACACTTAGAATTAACTCGTGATTTTGTGGATCGTTTCAACTCTCGTTACGGCACACCTGACCAACCAATTTTAACTAAACCTGAAGTTAAAATCCCCAAACAAGGTGCTCGTATTATGAGTCTACAAGATCCAACAAGTAAGATGAGTAAGTCTGATACTAATGCCAAAGGATTTATCTCAATGCTAGATGAACCAAATGTCATTCGTAAAAAAATCAAATCAGCTGTAACCGACTCTAGCGGTGTGATTGAATATGACGTTGAAAATAAACCTGGCATCTCTAACTTATTAACAATCTTCTCAGCGATGACTGGCCAACCAATCGCTGATTTAGTCGAACGTTATAAAGATAGCGGCTACGGAACCTTTAAGACTGATTTAGGTGAAGCCGTTGTTGCTGTTTTAGAGCCAATTCAAACTCGTTATCAAGAACTTTTAAAATCAGAAGAATTACAAAACATTCTTGACAAAGGCGCAATTGATGCTAATAAAGTCGCTAAGAAGACCCTGCAAAAAATGCGTAATGGAATGGGCTTAGGAAGAAAAGGACGTTTATCTCAATAA
- a CDS encoding ATP-dependent Clp protease proteolytic subunit — protein MTEKTKDTKELLIRKMIENRTILIYGGIDQELAEEVSSQLLLLASLSDEPITLFINSQGGHVEAGDTIHDMIKFIKPEVKIIGTGWVASAGITIYLAAKPENRYSLPNTRYMIHQPAGGVQGQSTEIQIEAQEIIRMRERINRLIAAATGNSYEKVAIDTDRNFWLSADEAIEYGIVTHLITESSEIK, from the coding sequence ATGACAGAAAAAACTAAAGACACTAAAGAACTTTTAATTCGTAAAATGATTGAAAATCGCACGATCTTAATTTACGGCGGTATCGACCAAGAACTAGCAGAAGAAGTATCAAGTCAATTGCTTTTATTAGCTTCATTAAGTGATGAACCAATCACACTCTTCATCAACAGCCAAGGTGGTCACGTTGAAGCAGGCGATACAATTCATGATATGATTAAATTTATTAAGCCTGAAGTTAAAATCATTGGTACTGGCTGGGTTGCTAGTGCCGGAATTACGATTTACTTAGCTGCTAAGCCGGAGAACCGCTACAGCTTACCAAACACTCGTTACATGATTCACCAACCAGCAGGCGGTGTCCAAGGACAAAGTACTGAGATTCAAATCGAAGCTCAAGAAATTATTCGTATGCGCGAACGTATTAACCGTTTAATCGCGGCTGCAACCGGTAATAGCTACGAAAAAGTTGCCATTGATACTGACCGAAACTTCTGGCTAAGCGCTGACGAAGCTATTGAATACGGGATTGTTACTCACTTGATCACTGAATCATCAGAAATTAAATAA
- the nrdF gene encoding class 1b ribonucleoside-diphosphate reductase subunit beta, protein MSKTYYEAINWNSIEDMIDKSTWEKLTEQFWLDTRIPLSNDLDDWRSLSDLEKQTVGYVFGGLTLLDTIQSESAIDAIRPDARTPHEEAVINNIQFMESVHAKSYSSIFSTLNTKAEIEEIFEWTNTNEFLQKKAKIINEIYKDGTPLQKKVASVYAETFLFYSGFFAPLYYLGNNKLANVAEIIKLIIRDESVHGTYIGYKFQLGFNELSEEEQEEMKDWMYALLFELYENEEGYTDLLYGELGWDEEVKTFLRYNANKALMNLGVEPLFPDTANDVNPIVMNGLSTGTSNHDFFSQVGNGYLLGSVEAMQEDDYTIGM, encoded by the coding sequence ATGAGTAAAACTTACTATGAAGCCATAAACTGGAATAGTATTGAAGATATGATTGATAAATCAACTTGGGAAAAACTAACAGAACAGTTTTGGTTAGACACTCGTATTCCGTTATCTAACGATTTAGATGACTGGCGTTCTTTATCTGACCTAGAAAAACAAACAGTCGGTTATGTATTCGGTGGTTTAACACTACTGGATACAATCCAATCTGAATCTGCTATTGATGCCATTCGTCCTGATGCTCGTACACCTCACGAAGAAGCGGTTATCAATAACATTCAATTCATGGAATCAGTTCATGCTAAAAGTTATTCATCAATCTTTAGTACATTAAACACAAAAGCTGAAATTGAAGAAATCTTCGAGTGGACAAATACTAATGAATTCTTACAGAAGAAAGCTAAAATTATTAACGAAATTTACAAAGATGGGACACCTTTACAGAAAAAAGTAGCCAGCGTTTACGCTGAAACATTCTTATTCTACTCAGGATTCTTTGCTCCTCTTTATTACTTAGGTAATAATAAACTAGCAAACGTGGCTGAGATTATTAAATTAATCATCCGCGATGAATCAGTTCACGGAACTTATATTGGCTATAAATTCCAATTAGGTTTCAACGAATTATCAGAAGAAGAACAAGAAGAAATGAAAGATTGGATGTACGCTTTATTATTCGAATTATACGAAAATGAAGAAGGCTACACTGATTTACTTTATGGTGAACTAGGTTGGGACGAAGAAGTGAAAACTTTCCTACGTTACAATGCTAATAAAGCCCTAATGAACTTAGGTGTTGAGCCTTTATTCCCGGATACCGCCAACGATGTTAACCCAATCGTCATGAATGGTTTATCAACTGGTACAAGTAATCACGATTTCTTCTCACAAGTCGGAAATGGTTACCTACTAGGTAGCGTGGAAGCAATGCAAGAAGACGATTACACAATCGGCATGTAA